A genomic segment from Dermatobacter hominis encodes:
- a CDS encoding pyridoxamine 5'-phosphate oxidase family protein gives MSPIVDAASLEAVVGERPAIGHLKSIRFLDAHCDALLARSPLTVVGSVGADGAPRVRAVGGGAGVCRADGPQVLVLGAGTASGSLDVADLVDGAPVGALSLVPGYGETLRVNGVLRLAPTPRIEVREVFLHCAKAVIRSRLWDDVEPAGSAASAGTGLADPGVRDHLARCRFVALFSQDPADRFDDGGADVSPKGDPAGFLHVVDDRTVVIPDRPGNRRTDTLHNLVSSPGLAVLAFVAGDDRVVELRGRARVTDEPGLLEPLVVSGKVPAAAIVLDVDHAELRTEPAVAAAGVWDPSRRVALGDLPRGSRIWTDHVKLNEDPGEEADLVRQFIEEAPLAEGLEQDYANNLY, from the coding sequence CGCTCCTCGCCCGCTCGCCGCTCACGGTGGTGGGCTCGGTCGGCGCCGACGGCGCACCCCGCGTGCGGGCGGTGGGCGGCGGTGCCGGCGTCTGCCGGGCCGACGGTCCGCAGGTCCTGGTCCTCGGCGCCGGGACCGCCAGCGGCTCGCTCGACGTGGCGGACCTCGTCGACGGGGCGCCGGTCGGTGCGCTGTCCCTCGTGCCCGGCTACGGCGAGACGCTGCGCGTCAACGGCGTGCTGCGCCTCGCGCCGACGCCCCGGATCGAGGTGCGGGAGGTGTTCCTCCACTGCGCCAAGGCCGTCATCCGGTCCCGGCTCTGGGACGACGTCGAGCCGGCGGGCAGCGCAGCGTCGGCCGGGACCGGGCTCGCGGACCCGGGCGTGCGCGACCACCTCGCCCGCTGCCGGTTCGTGGCGCTGTTCTCGCAGGACCCGGCGGACCGCTTCGACGACGGCGGCGCCGACGTCAGCCCCAAGGGCGATCCGGCCGGGTTCCTCCACGTGGTCGACGACCGCACGGTGGTCATCCCCGACCGCCCCGGCAACCGGCGCACCGACACGCTGCACAACCTCGTGTCGAGCCCGGGGCTCGCGGTGCTGGCGTTCGTCGCGGGCGACGACCGGGTCGTCGAGCTGCGCGGCCGGGCCCGGGTCACCGACGAGCCCGGGCTGCTGGAGCCGCTGGTGGTCAGCGGGAAGGTCCCGGCCGCGGCGATCGTGCTCGACGTTGACCACGCCGAGCTGCGGACCGAGCCGGCCGTGGCCGCGGCCGGCGTGTGGGACCCGTCGCGGCGCGTCGCGCTCGGCGACCTGCCGCGCGGCAGCCGCATCTGGACCGACCACGTGAAGCTGAACGAGGACCCGGGCGAGGAGGCGGACCTGGTGCGGCAGTTCATCGAGGAGGCGCCGCTCGCCGAGGGCCTCGAGCAGGACTACGCGAACAACCTCTACTGA